The sequence ttcgcGGTGACTttctcaagtcacatgcacaaagactgcTATCACACAAACActggtcctacgcggggatctaacccGTCGCGCTTAGCGGAGCAACACCGTCTAGCAACATTTGATACAGAATAATCAACTAGTGTTAGaatattcatcaaaataaaaacgaaaacttaCTCTCACTCCCATGCCCCAATGGATTGGCAATGCTACCCACactagataaaatatttgtccAAAAACCGCCTCTATTCTTAACATTCGACTGATCTAACATGTATTGCTGTCTCGCTCCAACACTGTTAGCTTCCGCTAGCGCTATCCTCTTCTTTTTCACGAGGATCATATCCATTGTCTGCAGGAGTTTTTTCTCGATTGATAATACATCTGCGTGTGTTACTGGTCtgtaattaatagtaatgtCAATCTCAGATAAAGCCAAATGTTAAAAACTtctgtcccacagctgggcaaaggcctcccccaaatccttagACCATTATCTGTCCTGGGCCACAtagaaccagcctgcgcggcaAGCGTTGGGATCGTCACTTCACTACTTCCTGAAATTAAGTCTATGTATATCTGAACATGGAAGAGAGGCTATTGGATTGCTGTAGGTTTCAATCATTCTGAAACTATTCCACTTCTGGGTAAAGGCTTCTTTCTATATCCTTAAGGAACAGGCATTCATAAAGCACAAAATAGCCATACTAACACTTCATAACAGATAGCAATTTTAGATTCTTTTAAGAATCTGTGAGACTATGGTTTCTGATTCgatgaaaaaaagttttttttttatcggaaataaatgatttgaacACGAAAGATGGACACACAGAACTCAATTAGGTTGTAAGTAAACTACATCCCCAAGATACCATACCTTATAAATATAGCCATGGATGTATATGGGTAGTTGACAGCACCAAACCCAGATAACAAAGCCATCACAGTAACGCCAATTACACCTATACGTGACACGCCTTGTTCTATTGAGAATATaccctgaaaaagaaaattataaatcatcatactacacggatagccgagtggttgaggtcaccacgacaaacctactgagcgctacgtgtcgcgggttcgatcctcgcgtaggacaagaatttgtgtgatccacaaatgcgaTAAAAATCCTTAATGCGGTAGTCGGGgattgaaatagaaataaagatttaaaaaaaaataagtaaagtttatataataagtatacatatataatataatgagTAGACTAGGCTTATAAACTCACCTGTTTCGGACTTAATATTGGAAATGGATCTCCAATCTTCCAGaagaagtataaatatatgAACCAGACAAACATTGTTAATGGTCTGATCATATTCtgtgaaactgaaaaaaaatgttttaagttgtcgctaaacaattttattacaaacttctATATAACTTTATCCAGAACAGAATATTCTTTCTTATTTCTTAGATTAATTCAAAGTGCATTTGTCTCttcaaaattttcattaaattcattattaatttatataaaatgaactGTACTGTAATAGATGTGTCTTTATTTGATCAATATCTTAAGCTAAAATTGATATACTTACCAAatctaatattacaaatacagAAGTATGCTATATAAAATGGTATGAGAGCTATAACCATAAACAACAGTGAATATAGACCCATATTCCAATGGAAGTAGCGggaactgaaaacaaaaaaagtttatgataAATATGGATTTAAAGCAAAACAACAGTGAATATAGATATATCACACAGAATTACTTaagtcaatataatatttaaatttcttaagaCAATCAAATTGAAAATCTCCCTTCTGAGAAAATAgattacatatacctggtttAGGAAAATACATATTGAGCTTATAAGCTTTAACTGGTAAGGTATTTTaagttcaaatataaattgttgATGATTGGTTAAAGgcaaatgtgtaaataaatttattttagttaacaaTACAATTAAGAAGTCTAACAATTATCCTTACCTTGAATCAAGGTAGCCAATGATTTCAAATATGATCAGCTCAAACATTGTACAACTCAATGCAAATGTCACGGAAAATATCAACTGCACCAGCAAATGATGGACCTCATAGTCACGGAACAGTTGCTTCACAAAGAATATCCACCCTCCAACAAAGAAAACTGTCTGTAAGAGAAACATAATTAACCATTATAAGGAGCCTGTActacttttgatttttgttgGAAGAATGTCAGGATACCTGTGCCAAGTACacccaaaaaataacaaaatattgtcaAGGACAAATTCGCGATTGGAATCTTTTTGAACACTACAGTCCATTTACTTGTGTAAAACATTGCGAGACTAAATCAAACCACGGGTTGTATGAAAATAAACCTACagtaactaaaaattaaatcaaagtcATCGtacttttatcaatattttactttttacatcaTCATTTTAAACACATAACCTACGACATTGTTTACACATTTCAACTCACTTGAgatattagaataattaatgtatCTTCTAAGAAAGTCATAATGAAGCTTATTAACTTATgttgcaattaaattaaaattacaatttcgtATAGTTTCGACGTTTTggtaaataatcaaattgaaaatatcgaGTGTACAAATGACAGCCGATTTGCTGGCCTGTCACTTGTTGTTGACATGACATGACGGAGCTAGGTCGTACTGAAAACCAAAACTTTAGGCGATTTTCAAAGAATTTGTATCATATTAGTCTTTACAAGGTTATGAACACTTTTCATAATAGTTTGCATcgtaaaaaacttaaaatactgATTTTTGTCTAATTGTAATTTTCGGCAGAATCAAACcacatcattggcctagccttttcccaactatgttggggtcggctatcagtccaaccggtttcagctaagtaccagtgttttacaaggagcgactacctatctgacctcctcaacccagttacctcgtcgacacgataccccttggttagactggctgtcagattttttcaagcttctgactaccttgccgactgtcaaagatgtaggaataacagccgggacccaaatttattacagaaaataattaaattacatgttCCACAAACCGTTTTAACGGTTTGACTGTGAGAACGAGGCTTTAGAGTAAGGAAACGAGGAAGTTTGTTGTACCTAATTATAGAACTCTTCAATTCTTATTATATCATGCAGAGGTTGCACCCCTCCAGCCCTCAGCAAGTTAAAACAGTAGGTACATTTGCTTGCTATCGTAATCGGCTTTCTTTCATCATCATATTTACGACCAAGACAAATATTTCTACACTTTGGCTACTTTTTTGGAAAACTAGCGATCGGGAATCAGTAACATTTTATACAGACTTATGGTTCTGACAAACGTCTATTATGTCTAATTGTATTGCCCTTTATTTCTTTACTAGCTAGCTAGGTTGCTCGCAGCTTCGACCTCCAGGACGTCGATTgtagctgcaaaaacataatCCTTTAGCACAATCGGATAAAAGGAGCCCAAGCTAATCTAGGTTGTCAGCTATCTTTATaggtaccaaatttcatcgaattcGGGCTGGTCGTTTTAGCACGAAGAGGTAAAACACACAAGCACTTAAGAATTGATTAGTGCCTAGTGTCATTTTCTAAGCTACTAAAcgaatttatttcattacccacgatttttttttaagcgtAAGCATGTTCGGATATAGTCCACGAGACGAGTACTGTGAGGAAAAAGGAAAAGAgggtaaaaaatattacgataaaTGTCTGTTAGGCAGATTAATTAGATACTTTAATTACAAGTAATGtgcattataaaacattaaaaatcattCATACAACAAAGCCGTAggataaacaattttttacataaaaacaaaatcatttatagatttatattttttaaagtgagtttattcattaatataaaacattgcaGCTTAGGTATAATGTTAttggaatataatataattagtcaataaaatacataagaagaaaagaaatacttatgaaggaatttaattctgtaAAAAAGTTAACGTTTTACACTTTATGTAGTGACGAATTTGCACACAGTGGATACACAAGCGATTTTGCGATTCTGTCGAAGATATTGGTTtcgactttttttaaatttctgtttcatataataatataatgcatTTTGTGaaagagtcgttttttaaaaaagctCTACCATCCTTATCtctataaaacttattaatattttattataataaatacttacaaaatgtttttccaaTACATAGGGTAAGGCTAAGGTATATACTTATAGTTTCTGACAATAATTTTGTTAGATACACACCAAGTAAatgcataataaatacaaataagtatcttataattataataatttaaactacaATGTAGGATAGAATAGAATTGTCAGTTGGGTATGTgcttgaaaaatctaaaaatattgggtaattgtttttttttttctgggttataaaaaataaagatgacaAGAGATTTAGTAGTCCTCACTTTTatccgtttttatttattcattcataaaataaatgcttcTAATAATATGtccaatatttataacattcgTTTTTTTGGGCAAATACCCTCCAGGCAATTATATCTGAACCCCGGCAAAAGGGAATGAACAAGCACTTTGGttgatgtttatatttatgaatcATTTAGACCAAGACCTCGTAGACCAAGGCAGCCGAACGTGAAAGTGAAAAAGGCTAGAACATAGACTAGTGTcaaatttctttgaaatcaCTTAAATTTGTTTTCACATAGAATGTGAAACAACTTAATCTACTTTTaaacgattattattttaatctgttgatacaatatttattcagttaatcAGTCTTACTGCACCAATCCCCTTAAAGCAAGGACTCTCAATTTTACTGAGAACTTAACATCTTCATATATTCATCAGCATCATCGGAAACTTCCAAATACACTTTCCCATCCTCATTTTCATACACTTTGTtctcaaaatttaaatcaactTCACAATCCATTATTTCCTGAAAACTAGGCTCTTCTTCTTCAACTTTATTAATCTTCCATAGCACTGCAGATTCTTCAATTTTCATAGCAGTGTTTTGTTGACTTTCAAAGTTAGTTTCTGTTGATGTAACTTCAGTATTGAAATTCATTTTAACTTCGCATTTTGAATGTGtctttttatgctttaaaaGGAATGTTCTAGAAGAGAATTTGCTGTGACAAGTTTCGCATTCAAGTGTAGCACCCAAATGGTGCCGTTTGACATGGTCAGATCTACGGGATGCTGATAGAAACCTTGCGTCACAGTGAGGGCATTTGTATGGCTTCTCACCAGTGTGAGTCCTTGTATGATACAGAAGAGACTCCTTGGATACGAACTTTCCTCCACATATAGAACAGTTAAAATTCTTCTCACGAGTGTGTTTCACCATGTGAGCTTTCAAACGACTCTGCGCCCAAAATTTCTTATTGCAAAATGAACATACATGAGCCTGATAATTACCATGTTCATACTGGATATGCACTCGTAAAGAAACCTTCTGGGTATATTTCTTATTGCAATAATCACAGGTGTACTTGCCCTCTGATGGACTTGCTCTAGTTTTTTGACCACAAATGTTTAGATCAACATGTTTTTTGAAGGTGGATTTATTCTTGTAAACTCTTCCACAGTCTTGGCAAACCAAGCTAAGATGATGGCCCAGCTCATGCATTTTCAAAGTATGTcgattataaaatgttttgccACATTCACTGCAGACTACTGTGCAATGACTCTCAGTTTTGTGAGCTTCTAAATAAGCTGCCGAGCCATAACTGCGAGGGCATTCTGGACATTTGAAGGTTTTAGGGGCATGTACCCTTATGTAATGGTTTCTCAAGTTCCAAGATGATGGATAAGTCTTATTACActctttacattttactttgACCCCATCAGCACTCCTTCTGCTGGTTGAAATACTGCTTCTAGTATTCTTCGATTTTTTCTTATCTGAAGTCTTTGCtgctttttcttgttttaatttttcgagATAAATGTCTtcgtttattttgcttttacgATCTAATGCGCGGAAATGACGTAGCGCAGCTTTTCTGTCGGTAGCGCCGCGTTTTGTGTCATAAAACTGTTTACTGGTGAAATCTTCAAGATTTAGAGAAACATACAGTGATTTGCTGTCTTGTTCATCGGTGGTGTATTCAAAACTGTTTGCAATACCCTCAAAAACATTTGTAAGATATTCAGAATTCTTCTGACATGTTTGCATGAATTTGTAGCAACTTATTGCTGTATTTGTGCAGTCCTGGCATAGTGTGTCAATTGCCTTTATGTAACTGCACATCTGAAATTGATATAGTAAGGAAAATAAGTtaagtctaaataaataaatatgaattcaactattgttttcattttttatcaattatcactaaaaataaaaacgtaattaatataaataaaaatatttatttgatgatgTTTCTACACCTTCgtcaaaaaattaattatattatctaattTGATACATATTTCTGAAGTATAGTTCTTATGTTTAAGTCCACAGTGGATGCTATTATAATGTccgtattttaagaaaaaatggGAATTGAGAAGGCATAATAGAAAAACAGCATTTAAACGAAGTCAGTTCATTAGTGGATGGCGATCAGCTGTTATTATGATGATGccgcataatttatttataacgtgATTATAAAGAGTCAGTTACCTGTTCATTAAAGACGAATGTTATAACTTCTTCCATTACCGTCTCGTACTCATAGTTATTAACATTCATAACAACTTCGTAGTTCAATCGTATCGGGTCGACATACAATTGATTTAGGCATAAGCAACAGATATCATCTTTCCTATCTATTACGCTACTTAAAACGTCCTGAATAGACGCCATGTTTTCCGtttaagcataaaaataatggaaGTTTAAAGcaaatcttaattaataatataataattgtgataAACAGAAAAACAACGCACAAATCAGATGTATGAATATGACACTATCACTATACTTGACAGTTGCCGTATTAACTGAtgatcaataacaaaatgttcAGAAATTGCCAAGCTAACAAATCGACTATTTCATAggaatatctttattttatcaaatttatttgaaatatagtGTCTTTTAGGCTTCTTGAAGTACAGTAGCTTTAATAAGGTCTGaatcaaagaaatattatttaaacaatttaacatttttacttgTTGTTAGATACTGCTGTTGAAAAAAGAATatctttaaaacacaattaatcAATGGGTGGTCATTTTTAGATCAAAATCAATCGAACAATTTAGTCGGTCGTtggatagaaaataaaattatttatttgtaggaCAGGGaaagttaaatacaaaacagtaacagataaaaaaagagaaaaattatGTCACACCCCGACGTCATTCTCATActttgatacattttatttatcagttaaaattaataaaagcatgTAAATCGTGTCCTGTGCAgtgataattatatattatttaattctcaACAGTTTACATACTCGGGGTAAGTCATTGCATTATTActtttctttcaatttaattttaaattcaggaATAATCTTAGTCTGTGCTGGGTGATTGTTTACCAAAattactgaaattaatagattaaataatttgtttataaatatccaAATCCGGTTTCACGGTTTAGTTCTCACAAGACATGTTGATGTAAAAACTATTGATTTCCTTTAAATTCATCGCTCTTTACCGGCTGTTAATAGCATTCCAATAAGCCGTCCTGTACCTTGAAAAATAcctttgcttatttatttttttaactcataACCTATAATCCTTGCGGCCGAACTCAGCTGGATTTGCGGATGCTATGTTCCAATTTCAAAATGCTGGAATTTGATTCCTTTATCAATCTAATGTAGACTTTATTCagttttgataaagtttgttaTCCTTCAACTGTGTAGGTCATTAGGTCAGTATGGTATGTGGTTGCATCACTAATTACATAATTGATAGAAAAACTAGGGTTGTATGCGTCTGCAATCACTGCATGCAGGTTGTCGGAAGctattataagttttttaacaGGCTTTGATTGTATGCTAATTGTCATCTGTTCACATGATCTGAATATAATTTGACCATTGTGATTTCAGTTTTACCTGGTGATAAATATTCTTGATTAACACATATTATACATAcctaaatattcatttttttataatatacaacTATTGAATCTGCCCCGTAATGCCGAAGTTGTTACTTGGTATTTCACTGATTATACtaagtaattttaatcatttttattacttactatttGTATTTGGATAGGTAGGTAcccaaagaaatttaaaataaacatgtctgCCACActagacttaaaaaaagtagTTAATAAGTTCACCCACTTACCTAGGTAGGTCATCTAACAATTTCTTAgaagtttatgtaaatacttGTAAGTTTCTAGAATTTAAAACACCTAATTGTAAGAACTAATATTAACAACAACTTTTagaactgaaaatgttattttagttttgatacCCAATACTGTTCTTCTTTAATATAAGAAAtccttcatttttttatataaaagtcaTAATGTGTGTGATTGTTTCAAAGcatgcaatttaaattatttgtaaaacattccAAATTTTGGTGAAACTCCAGTGTAGtgtttttttcatacaaagtttGACTGAGGTAGAAAGCggaatggaatatttttattttgtgtttatagttatcacataataaaaagattgtaccctaacattgtatgcattaagaatcactgctgtaattctatggtgtacaacaaagaatattctaatctattctaatctaaactttttttacatgaaataatttaagCTAAACACTGCATAAACAATGATTTCTTTGAATTTATATTGCTTAAGAAATTCTAAAGCCCctaaacaagaaattaaataagccagaaattaataaaccttaaaaaaactgtttttccaTTTGTTTGCTTACCTCAAACAGGATTTTATAATACTTGACCAGAATTTGCAATTTCTTGATTGATGTTTAacttaaaagaagaaaattacgACATCGGTATTCAAGAAAAAGTAGTTATTATTAGAGCCCCTTACTAGGCAGTTTctattagatgtttttttttaatatcttcaaTTCCGCCTAAAGAATGGCGCAGAATTTGTCAATGGTACTCTTTAAATATATCGGTCCCCTTACGCCGCATGCTTAGTGCGCGACAGATCTTAATGTCCTATATTAACACAAATAGTCTACAGAATAGtacaaagtatttattgatttctAAACATTATGAAATGATTCATTACTCGTGGAGTTCCACAAGTCCTATGTCCACTGTATTTTGACCTCTGATCTCTTATCTTTCGTTCTCTGCTTAGTCTCAGATTAAGGAAATAACAGAATGTGTAGTCAACCAGTTTTAGATAAGAAAATGATTGCTTCgggaattttaattattattttatcagctAGACATATAAATGTGAAGTGATTTGACTATATTCCGTTATATTAACGAACTTTTGATAGTCATGTATCGAGAAAAGATAAAATTGAACGAATCATTGCCTAAActccttttttatataaaataaaaatacatacttttcGTACATAATTCTGATTTTTCATCGTCTGATCTACCAGACAATGCTGACTCCTGATTCTGAAAAATCTCGTAAAACTCTGAAAAATCTCGTAAAattcaaacaacaaacaaacggCATCCCAATCTGTTCACGCGTTTAAGTGCTACGGTGCCACAGACACAGACGCACATACACGGACAGAGAAGTCAAAATTATATCATCCCTCTTTTAAGTCCACAAAGGGCAGAGCGCAGAGTGGTTATAGCGTGGTGATAAGTGGCGTCGTCTTTTCTTCCTTATACTATTTCGActgaaaattataacataattagGAGCTTAGTGAAAAATGCCTATCTGGTATGCTATAATGCTTATATTTACCCACGTAGAAGCATGTCTTTTCGATCTAAAACTATGAGAAAACAAATGCaagtatattatgttatttatcatCTAATTGTCCATAACAACTAAACGACGGAACGTGGActtaataatatctattttcaCTCATAAATAGGCAAGTATTAATCGTAGTAGATTTAATTACCAGTTtcttattaatagatttatttagCTAACTATACCGGCTGTACCTACAATTAGTAAAGGGATTAACTTCTTTATACTAATACTAGTATTGgtatagatttattttggaCTTTGGATGTCCTTATAGATTACAACACAAGTTTTTATATGACCTTTTTTTCCAAATCTGCTATTTGTATCAAGGAAACGAAAAATACGAACTAGAAAATTCTTCATCGGAATGTAAAAACAAACGCAAAAGTCAAGGCTGTTTTCATGTCTAGACGttacaaaaattaattttaatgtgaaaaacATTATGATGCCTTCATTGAAAACACTAATAGTACTGCAAAAAATAGGTTTCAGAAAACGCTTTTGACTATGATATTTGCAAAGGGGTCGAAACTTCGCGGTATTCACTAGTAAAGTACACgataaaaccttaaaatacgtaaaaaaaaagctctttctttttaaacttgcttttttcGTAGCTCTTTTCGcatttaaatgcttttttcgcattaaaatgcttttttcgcattaaaatgcttttttcgcattaaaatgttcttttcGGCCTAAGTAAGCTCAtcgtatatttcattttcagttttttttggcTGGGAACTGAGAAATGTACCTATATCATAGTGATGGTCCTGCGGTACGCAAAAATCTGAACCGCGTTTTCAAATCTGTTTTGATTTATAAGCGCGAGTTTATTTTTTCGCCAATATGGCATTCAAACTTGTATTACAAAACATACCGCCAATATTTCTACACTCGAAATAGCACAGCTACTATAAAAACGTCATCGATCAGTTTGATACTGTTTAAGTGTTTACGTAATTCGGTCTATGGACACACCCCCAGAATTTTACGACAAGTTTACTAAAGTCAAGGTGACTTTGCTACAAAAAAAATTGCTCTACAAGGTAATCATGTTATGCGAAACAAGGAggttttacattattattatcgaATCGTCCCCAATGTTTGTCTACCATATGCTGATGACGTCACTGcgcgaaatattaaaaatagaacgaGCGAAGTTAGATAATATGGAATGAGTAATGTTATGTTTTTCGCCATAGAAATATTCACAGGCACAAGACTTCGCGGCATATGAATGAAAGAGTATTTTAAGCATATTTCGCATGACGAAAGAGCAATTAGACATCTTGTGACAACGTTTGCAAcgcaattgttttttaaaaataacgtcGACGTAGGTGTCATGCACACCAAGGGCAAAATGAATAGTTTAAAGCTGTTTATACAATACTCTTAGTTTGCGTATAAATGTTTACTTGATTATGTACCGGATAGCATAATGAGTGTTTGTGAGAGATTAATGATGCAATTTCATGAAATTATGTTAAGTGTGTAAGCAGATTTGACGGTCAACaatgtagatatattatttattcggTATTTCCTAGCGTGACCAGTTAGATATAGGGCAATGTAAATATGTTATTGTATAGCACGGTTACTATGATATCCCGTAGCAGTTGTAAAAGAATAACGCGCATCAGGCTTTTCCAATTTTTCTGCACTGACactttttttgttgcttttggTTTGTTTCTAAACTACTAGCTTTTGCGCTCGACTTTGTCCGCTGCTTATGAAGATATAgaaagataaaagataatttattttgtgaaagttAGGAAGTTAAAAAAATCGGGTTTTAGAGTGCACTCATCTTCTCCCCGTGTTTAACATGCTTCATAAATGATCTGCTCTTAATAATAATAGCGTGATGATTCACCTTCCTCAATAATAATACTATTCTAAAGCTGAAAGAGactttcaaatcggaccagcagtttctgagattagcgttCTCAAACAAATAAACCTACTCTTCAACAGCTTTATTAGATTAATTTAGATTATGTGGTCACACTTACTTCATTACCAGACACACCTGGATAAGTGGGGTCCTACTGAGTCATAAACTTATT is a genomic window of Trichoplusia ni isolate ovarian cell line Hi5 chromosome 24, tn1, whole genome shotgun sequence containing:
- the LOC113505091 gene encoding Golgi pH regulator, translated to MTFLEDTLIILISQTVFFVGGWIFFVKQLFRDYEVHHLLVQLIFSVTFALSCTMFELIIFEIIGYLDSSSRYFHWNMGLYSLLFMVIALIPFYIAYFCICNIRFVSQNMIRPLTMFVWFIYLYFFWKIGDPFPILSPKQGIFSIEQGVSRIGVIGVTVMALLSGFGAVNYPYTSMAIFIRPVTHADVLSIEKKLLQTMDMILVKKKRIALAEANSVGARQQYMLDQSNVKNRGGFWTNILSSVGSIANPLGHGSENITQLRQEISGLEELSRQLFLEAHDARTMREKIEWSNTFQGKYFNFLGYFFSLYCVWKIFISTINIVFDRVGKKDPVTRGLEIVVHWLGWNIDVAFWSQHVSFILIGCIVLTSIRGLLLTLTKFFYKISSSKSSNIIVLILAQIMGMYFCSSVLLMRMNMPSEYRIIITQVLGDLQFNFYHRWFDVIFLVSALTSIFTLYLAHKQPSVS
- the LOC113505208 gene encoding zinc finger protein 809-like, which produces MASIQDVLSSVIDRKDDICCLCLNQLYVDPIRLNYEVVMNVNNYEYETVMEEVITFVFNEQMCSYIKAIDTLCQDCTNTAISCYKFMQTCQKNSEYLTNVFEGIANSFEYTTDEQDSKSLYVSLNLEDFTSKQFYDTKRGATDRKAALRHFRALDRKSKINEDIYLEKLKQEKAAKTSDKKKSKNTRSSISTSRRSADGVKVKCKECNKTYPSSWNLRNHYIRVHAPKTFKCPECPRSYGSAAYLEAHKTESHCTVVCSECGKTFYNRHTLKMHELGHHLSLVCQDCGRVYKNKSTFKKHVDLNICGQKTRASPSEGKYTCDYCNKKYTQKVSLRVHIQYEHGNYQAHVCSFCNKKFWAQSRLKAHMVKHTREKNFNCSICGGKFVSKESLLYHTRTHTGEKPYKCPHCDARFLSASRRSDHVKRHHLGATLECETCHSKFSSRTFLLKHKKTHSKCEVKMNFNTEVTSTETNFESQQNTAMKIEESAVLWKINKVEEEEPSFQEIMDCEVDLNFENKVYENEDGKVYLEVSDDADEYMKMLSSQ